CCAACTGAAGATTTGCATGGGAAGGACGGTGAACGAATCGAGCGGATGCTTGGGCGCGAACCGCACGTAAGCGACCGCTCCGACCATAATCAGCGGCGCGGTCTCCCCCATCGCCCGCGATAGCGAAAGGATGATGCCGGTGAAGATTCCCGAAGCCGCGTTCGGAAGGACTTGGCGACGGATGGTCTGGAGTTGGGTGGCCCCCAGCGCGTAAGAGGCCTCGCGCAACGAACCGGGCACGGCCCGAAGCGCCTCCTGGGTCACCGTGATCAGCATCGGCAGGATCAGTAGGCTGAGGGTCAGGGCGCCCGAAAGCACGCTTCGCCCGAGATCCATCCACCGGACGAACAGCGCCAGGCCCAGCATTCCGTAGACGATCGAGGGCACTCCGGCTAGGTTCGAGATATTGATCTGGATGAACGCCGCCACGCGGTTCTTCTGGTTGGTCATCTCTTCGAGGTAGATTCCCGCGGCGATCCCAATCGGAATCGAAATCAGCCCCGTCAGGACGATCACCCACAGCGACCCCATCAGGGGAGAGTAAATCCCGGACTTTTCAGGGAACCGAGAGGGGACGCTTTTCAGGAAGTCCCAACTGAGCCCGGGCAGGCCGTCGACCGCGATCTTCCAGAGCAACACGACAAGGAGGACGACCGCGAAACTCGTCGCGACGAAGGTGAGGACGGTGAAGACCGAGTTGGCCGCGCTCCTCATCGTGAGTTTCTTGGCGTAGCGTCGGCGGGTCAATGGTACACCTGCCGAAACCGCTTGACGAGCATCGAGGCTGCCATGTTCATCGCGAGCGTCATCACGAAGAGCGTGAGGGCGACCGCAAACAGCGTGTAGTAGGGCGTCGTGCCTGCGGGGGTGTCCCCACGGCTGATCTGGACGATGAAGGCGGTCATGGTCTGAATGCTTTCCGCTGGGTTGAGGGTCATCCGAGGGGTCGAACCTGCCGCGAGCGTAACGGCCATCGTCTCGCCGATCGCGCGCGAGAGAGCGAGAATGAACGAGGCCATCACTCCGGAGAGAGCGGCCGGGAGCACCACCTTCAGAGTCACCTCAAGCTTCGTCGAGCCCATGCCATAAGCGGCCTCGCGGAGCGACTTTGGGACCGCCCTCAGCGCCTCTTCACAGAGCGAGCTCACCAGCGGGAGGATCATGATCCCCACGACGATTGCGCCGGAAGCGGCATTGAACACCTCGACATCGAAGAACTTCCGCAAGAGGGGCGTTACGAAAAAAACCGCGAAGTAGCCGTACACGACCGTCGGGATTCCGGCGAGCAGTTCGAGTCCAGGCTTGAGGAAGTTTCGAATCCGGGGCGACGCGTATTCGCTCAAATACACGCCCGCCATCAGGCCCAGAGGCACGGCGATGATGCCCGCGCCGATGGTGATCAGCAAGGTGCCACTGATCAGAGGGAGAACGCCGTACTTTTCCGGGCGAATCGTCGGCGACCACTCGGTTCCCGTGAAGTATTCGACCGGCGAAACCCGCTGGAAAAAGACCCACGTTTCCTTCGACAGCACGAAGATGATGCCGAACGTCACGACGACCGACGCCGCGGCACACAGAAAGCAAGCCAACCGAACGAAGCTCTCTTGTATCGAGCGAACGCTACGTCGCTTCTTCCACCCGGCTTGAGTTTTCGATGCGGGTACGACGCCCATCCTACGATCCTGAGAGCACTTCCTCCATCGGCTTGCCGATCACCGAAGAGCCCCCAAACCGGGTGCCCGACTTGCCTTCTTCGATGACGGCTTTCGCGGCGGCGTAAGCGGCATCGGACAGCGGCACGTACCCCACTTCGCTCGCGAGTTGGCCCGCGTGTTCGAGATAGTAGGCCACGAACGCCTTCACTTCGCTTCTTTCGAGCGCCTTCTTATTGACGTAGATTAGAATCGGCCGCGACAGCGGGCTATAGGTTCCGTTCGCCACTGTTTCGGCAGAAGGTGACACTGGCCCCGATCCGCCGTCAATCGCAACGGCCTTCACCTTGGACTTGTTCTCTTCGTAGTAAGCGAGCCCGAAGTAGCCGAGCCCGTACTTTTCGCCCGCAACGCCCATCACCAGGATGTTGTCGTCCTCGCTTTGGGTGTAGTCGGCGCGGCTTGCGCGCTTCTCTTGGACGATGGCTTCGGTGAAGTAGTCGAACGTGCCTGAATCCGAACCAGGCCCGAACAGCTTGATGGGCTCATTGGGCCACTCAGGCCGGATATCGCGCCAGGTCTTGACGCCGGAACTCGGCTCCCAGATTCGCTTCAGTTCCGCGACGGTGAGGCTATCGCACCAATCGTTGGCGGGGTTGACGACGACGGTTAGGCCATCGTAAGCCACGGGCAGTTCGAAGAACTCGATACCCACTTCCTCAGCCTTCTGAACCTCGGACACGTCGATCGGCCGCGAGGCGTCGGCGATCTCGATTTCTCCGTTAAGAAACTTCTTGAACCCTCCTGTCGTGCCGCTTTCGGCGACGGTCACGTTGACCCCAGGCTGGCCGTTCATGAACTCCTCCGCCACGGCCTGCGAAATCGGAAAAACCGTGCTCGACCCGTCGATCTGAACCTTGCCTTGAAGGGAAGTGCCGCCCTCCGGCGAGGGGCCACCGCCCTGGCAACCTCCCCAAACCAACCCCGCGGCAACGAGGGCTGGCAAAGTCACCCCCAACGCTTTCGTACGACTCCTCATTCTTGCTGTCTCCTTGGACCGTCAACGTCTCAGAATTGAGGCTACCGGGCCTAGGTTATTGAAAGGTTAAGAAGTCAATGGAGGCGCTTTTTCGGAGGAGTTTGCCTGAGCCAGCAGCTCGGCCAAGTCCACGATCTCGATGGGCCGCTCGATCACCTGGGGAGCCGAGGCGTCGAGCATGATCCGGCAGAAGGGGCAGGCGACCGCGATTTTGTCCGCGCCCGTCGCCGAAAGTTCCTTCAATCTCCGCTCGGCTGGGCGCTTCCCGGGCTCGTCCTCCATCCACATTCGACCGCCTCCCGCCCCACAACACAGCGTCCGGCGAGCGAGGTTCTGCGGCTCGACGAGGCTCTTACGTGGTCCGGGAGTGGGGTGGAGCGATTCGTTCAGGTGGGTCGATTCGCCGAGCAAAGCCCTAGGCGCATCGCTTTCGTTGTTGATCCTTCCCAAATAGCATGGGTCGTGAAGGGTTACGCTTCCCGACCTGGGGCTTGCGGGGCTGAGTTTGCCTTGGGCGATGAGTTCGCTCAACAACTGGGTGTGATGAACCACTTCGACCTTCGCGCCAAAGTCACCGTACTCGTTCTTGAAGGCGTTGAAGCAGTGGGGGCAAGGGGTGACGATGCGCCGGATGGACCTCCGTTCAAGAGTCGCGGAGTTCTGGGCGGCTTGCTCCTGAAACAGGAACTCATCGCCAATCCTACGCGCTGGGTCGCCGGTGCAACGCTCCTCGTTGCCAAGGCACGCAAACTTGACGCCCGCTTTCTTGAGGAGTTGGGCCACAGCGCGAGTGGTCTTGATCGCGCCGGGGTCCGTAGCGCCCGCGCAGCCGACCCACAACAGGACATCGAACTCGGCTCCCTCGCGGACCAAAGGGATGTCGAGCCCCTTCATCCACTCCTCGCGGGAATCGGCGGGTTGTCCCCAAGCGTGGCCCGCGCTGCCCAGTTGGCGAAGCATCGTCGCTCCCGTGCCCGAAAGCCGACCCTCCGCCGCGAGGTACCTCCGCATATCGACGATTGGGGGTACGTGTCCGATCCCCACGGGGCAAACCTCGACGCAGGCGTTGCAAGTGGTGCAGTCCCAAATCGCCTCTTCCGTGACGGCTTCGACTACGTTCCGCTCGGTGCCCATGCAAGCCCTGATGTCCTGCACCACCTTCTTGGGATTGAGGGACTTGCCGACGCCATAGGCGGGGCAAACGTCCGTACATCGCCCGCACTCCATACATGCGTCGAGCGTAAGGAGCCGCCAGCTCGCGAAGTCAGAGGGGGACGAAGCGCCGATCTTGCCGGTCTGCTCGACCTCTTCGAGGGAGATCGGCTCCAACCGGCCCATCGGCGACTCCCTTCGAGCCCATGCCCCGGCCATCGCCAGGAGCAAGTGCCGAATCCTCATGTGGGGCAGCGTGGCAAGGAATACAAAGACCAGCCCCGCATGGAACCACCAAATCCCCTTGTAAGCGCCGTCCGTTACCGGTCCCATGAGTTGCGAGATGCCCAAGCCGACGAAGGAGAATCGATCGAAATAGGTGTAGACCCCAAGGTGGGCCAAACCGTTGCTGAGCCGGGCGGCTTCGAGGATGTATCCGGTCAGACCCAAGGCCAGGAGGAGCAGCAGGGCGAAGAGATCGATCCACGAGTGGGCCGCTGAGGATGGCTTGGCGAAAATGCGCCTGCCGAGCGCCCATAGCACGCCAGCTACGAACAGCAGCCCCAGCGCGTCGAATACGAACTCATAAACGAGGAAGTACACGCCCCGGTGGAACTTGATCGGCGAATACGTGTTCAGCGCCAACAGCGAGGTCGCGACGAAGAGCGACACGAATCCATAGAACAGGAGAAGATGCATCGGCGCGCCCGACCGCCTTCGGGCGCTGCGAACCTTCCGCTGCATAAGAACCAGATCCCACCAACCCGCAAGCCCCGCCCGAGGACGCGCATCGCGCTTGCCCTGCATCCAAGCCCTGGCACGACGTGCGAGAGGAAGGACCATCAGGAATAGGGAGGCGAACACGAGCACGTAGAAGAGCGTCTTCTCGAAGTCGGTCAGGTGCAAGAATTCGCTGCGCGTCGGCTCCACGTTCTCCCCTTTTCGACGCCCCTTGCGTCTTTCCTACTCGGCGTCCCCCTGGGAGGCTGCGCCCTGCGCCTCGGCCCAACCCCGAACCCGCGACGCCAAACCCACCAAGGAACCCACCCTCACGTCGGCGGTACGCTGAGACAGCCAATCGAGGAACTTCGAATGGGCGGTTGCGTCGATCCCGAAATCCCCTTCGCCGATGCCCCCGAAGACCAGCACGATCCAGCCTTGGGTTCGTTCGGCCTCCTGCACCGCTCGGATGATCTCCTCTGCGGTATGGGAGTGGGTCTCGTACCGAAACAGCATTCCCAGATCGGGGCGGGACCGGTCGTTGATCCCCTCGATCGCCCCTCGCGCTACGCCGAAGAGCCTTCGAACGATGGGTTCGTAGGAAGTTGCGCCGTGGTCATGGGGGGCCTTGAGGCAGCCGCGCTCGGGGCCTGGATAAGCAAACGGAAAGTCGCTTTGCCGGTAGATGAGCTCGGTAAACAGCTTTCGGCACGACCTCAACTCGTATTCGACCATGTCCAAAGTCCAATTCGGGAGGTTCCCGAAGGGGTCGGTCGACTTGAACAGCGGGTGACAGCCGAGGTCGATACCCTCGTCGGCGACGGCTCGCCAGGCGGTCGCCCGCTCCACAAGGTCCTCTGGAGCGCCGAAAAACGTGGCGGGAAGGCTCCGGGCCTTAAGCTCCGGGACGGCCACCTCTACGTGGGAGTGAAGCAGCCCATCGTAGGTCAAAGACACCCAGCAAGCGGGTTCGTCGCCTGGAGTCGGGGCGGGCGGAGTGGCGCTCATATCCCGTACTCCGCCCAGCAAGAAGGGGTTTCCCAAACGCGAACTCGTTCAAGCCTCACGCCGCCTGGCGGAATTCGGTAATGCGGTCCTCCTTCTTCGGGGCTGGCGTAGCCCTCCATGAGAATGCAAGCGATCTGCTCGAACAGCCTCCGCGCCATCGCCTCCGTCGTGGGTTCTTCGTTTTCAAAAAGGAGCAGGCCCTCTCCGAACTGGCTGAGCAGCGGGCCGATTCGCGGGTCGCTGGAATTGACCGCGAGCGAGTGATCCAACTTGTCGATCACGCTTTCGAGCGCGAGTTTGAGAACCTTGAAATCGACCACCATGCCGTTGGCGTCGAGGCGGTCGGAGGTCACGACGACTTCGATGGTGCGGGTGTGGCCGTGCGGGAACCGGCATCTTTCAGGATGTTGGCTCAACATGTGGCCGCTTTCGACCGTAAATCGGCGGCACACTCGATAACTCGGCACGGAACCAGTTTACAACTTTGCCAAGAAGGAACCCAAGGGGAGCCGGAGAACCTCAAGACACAACGCCCATGTCACAAGGACCGCTTTCGCGAATCTCCCGAATCTCCTCGGCCCAGAGTTGCAGGATTTCCAGTTATGACCGGTCTGGAGGCAACGCCGACTACATCAAGATCGCCTCCGGGGAGACGGCGACCCTCGCCGAGATCGAGGGCGCTGGAATCATCCGGCATATATGGATTACGGTCAGCTCGGGCGACCCTCTCCACCGGCGAAACCTCGTTTTGCGAATGTACTGGGACGGCCAAGAGCATCCCAGCGTCGAATCCCCCCTGGGCGAGTTTTTCGGGCAGGGATGGGGTCTGAAGTACAACTTCGTCTCGCTGCCACTCGCCGCGGCCCCTAAGGGCGGCAACGCGCTGGTGTGCTACTTCCCGATGCCGTTTGCCCATGGCGCAAGGGTCGAGGTGGAGAACCAGGGACCCGATGAGGTCGGCGCGTTCTATTACTACATTGACTTTGAGCGACTTCCCGAACTGCCCGAGGACGAAGGCAGGTTTCACGCTTGGTACAACCAAGAACTCACCGCGCCCGAGTCGGAACAGGGCGACATTGAGAACGAATGGGGCATCTTTCAGCGCAGCCCCAAGAACCCATCCGACAAGTTCAACTATCTGTTTTGCGAGTGCGAAGGGGCCGGGCACTTCGTGGGCGTCCATTACTACATCCACTGCCCAACGCCCATTTGGTATGGCGAAGGCGACGATATGTTCCTCGTCGACGGCGAGCCTTGGCCCGGATCGGCGCATGGAACGGGGACGGAGGACTATTTCAACCAAAGCTGGAGCCCGGACGAGCACTTCCTTCATCCCTACTTTGGGACTGCGCGCGCGCCAGGAAGACTCAACGAGAGCCCGCTCTTCGGCTGGTTAGGGCGGACTCATGTGTATCGCTTCCACCTGGAAGATCCGATCCGGTTCCAGAAGTCGCTCCGCGCCAGCATCGAGCACGGGCACGCGAACGTCCTGACGCTCGAACTCGCCAGCGTCGCTTATTGGTATCAGACGCTGCCCTCCCGGCGATTCCCCGAACTCGCTCCCGTGGCGAAACGCGCGCCGTTGCCAGAAATCGGAACGGTAGACGTGCATCGGTGGCGGGACGCCTGGCGCAAGTCGCGCGGCGGCGGCTTCTTATGGGGGAACGAAAAGGACTAACGGGGGCCCGCGGGCTGAATACGGTGCAACTCGAAGTAGCGAGTTGGGAACCCTACGTCGACTCGAACGAGCCGCGCGCCTTGTCGTTCGACTTGGCCTTTGACTTCGTCGGTGATCCGGCCCGCACGGGTGAAGACCAGGAGAGGCTCACGTCGTAGGGCGGGCCACAACAGACTTTCGACTCCCCGAACGTCCTTGCGGGCGTAAAACGCGAATGAAGGCAGCGAGGTCTCGTTGACTCGCAGGTCGGCGGGCGGCAGGTCGTTCCGCCGGGGAAGCTGGAAGTTGACGACGGGTTCGGGCCTGTTGCGGACGAACTCGGCGAATCGGTGGGCCTCCGCTTGGCCGCTGTAGTGGTAGTAGAAGATCGACAAGGAATTGACAAGGACCAACAACCCCACACTGAGCGCTCCCGTTCCCCACCGCCGCAGCTTCGACGATTCGACGGGTCCGTCGAGGCTCATTCGGATCCCCACTAGGATCGCCAAGAAAGGAACGGCAGGGACGATGTAGTGCGGAAGCTGGCTCGAACTCAGGGTGAACAGGATCAGGAGGATCAGGAAGGCGTGAGCGATATAGCGGCAGAATGCGGCCTCCTGAGGCAGGATCGCTGGACCTCCGGCGCAACGGCGGGGCCCTCGGGGCCAAGCGCGGAAGAGGTGGAACGACCACGGCGCAGCCGTAACTAAAATCACCACGGGGAAGAACAGAAGCTGCTGAATGCCGCCGGTCCTGTGAGCTTCGTCCGTTCCCATCAGGCGGCCCACGTTCTGATCGAGGATGAACTCGCCCACCAGCGCGCCCCCTTGCGAAAGGTACACGGGGAAGTACCACGCGGCGACGACCAGCGCGAAGAGGAGCGCGCCGGAAGGCCAGTAGCCCCGAAAAGAGGGTCGAAGGCTGGGTTCTCGAAAGTACGTGATGCCTGCTAACGCGGCGAAGACGACCACGAGGTAGGGCCCCTTCGCCAGCACGCCAAGGCCGAGGCAAACTGCGGTCACCAGCCGCCATCTTCGGTTGCCGATCAGCGATTCCCAGAAGCTGAGGAATGCGCCGGCCATGAGGAGAGTGAGCGGCGGATCGGCTAAGAGCATCCGGCTCACGGCCACAAAGAGAAGAGACGTTCCCAACACCACGAGGGTCCATCTGCCCGCTGCATCGGAGAAGCGCTTCGCAACATACTCGGCGCAAAGGACGAGCGTTCCGATCGAGCAAAGTACGCTTCCTAAGCGGGGGCCAAACGTGTCCCCGAGCAGAGCGACGAATGGCGCGTTCAGCCAGTACACCAGCACCGGCTTTTCCATCCACACTTCGCCTTCGATGCGAGGAATCATCCAATCGCCCGTTGCCAGCATCGTTCGGATTACAGAGGCATAAAGGCCCTCGTCGATGTCCATCAGCCCATAGAGCCAGAAGCCCGAAAGCGGAAGGATCGCGATCAGGTAGGCGAACAGCCACAGACGATGCCGGTAGTTCTCGGCCGAGACCGCCCGCTCCTCGGAAGAAGGCGAAGTCAAGCCGCTCCTCCGACGTTTCTGCGAATCAGATCGAGAGCGGCGGAGATGCTTCGAAGGCGGATCGTCTCGCGCGAGCCTGAAAGTCGCAGTTCTTCGACGGACTCTTCGAGAGGGCCTGAGAAGCCCACATAAACCAGGCCGACGGGCTTTTCGGGGCTCCCGCCGCCCGGTCCTGCGATCCCGGTGATCCCGACCCCGATGTCTGCGCCGGTGAGTCGCCGGACGCCTTGCGCCATCTGTCGGGCGACGAGTTCTGAGACTGCGCCTTCCCTCGTCAGAACGTCCGCCTCAACTCCAAGGACTCCCACCTTGACCTCATTGGCGTAGGACACCACCCCTCCCAGAAACACCTCAGACGAGCCTGGGACCGAGGTGAGGCGATAGGCGAGGCCCCCGCCCGTACAGCTTTCGGCAACCGCCAAAGTGAGCCCGCGGCGGCGAAGAAGCTCCAACACCGTCTGTTCGAGGGTGTCGGAGTCTGCGCCGAACACCGCCTCGCCCAGCCGACGCCGAACCTCGGATTCGACGGGCGCGATCAACGCGCGCGCCTCTTCAGTGGATTCCGCGCGAGCCGTGATCCGAAGCTGCACCTCGCCGGGCTGGGCATAGGGCGCGACCGAAGGGTTCGCCAGATGCAGCAGGTCGCGGATACGCTCTTCCGCGAGGCTCTCCCCCATTCCGGCGACGCGCAGGGTGCGGGATACGAACACTTCGCCCGTCCTCAACCCGCCCAAGAACTCCCGCAGGGGCCCCTCGACCATCGGGACGAACTCGTTGCGAGGTCCCGGCAAGCTGATGATGCCCTGCTCGCCCTTCCGAACGGCGAACCCTGGCGCGGTGCCGTTGAGGTTCTCCAGAAGCGCGGCGTCTTGAGGGAAGAGGGCTTGACGCGCTTGAGAGTCGGTCCAAGGCGCCTTCCTCTGGGCAAACCTCTGCCGCAGAGCGGCTTCGACGTCGGGATGAAGGTGGAGCGGCAGGTCCAGCGCTTCGGCCACACACTCCCTGGTGAGGTCATCCTCCGTGGGGCCGAGTCCCCCGATCGTGATCACCCAGTCGGACCTCGAGAGCGCGAGCCGAAGGGCGTCGAGGATTCGGCCTTTGTTGTCCCCGACGGTTTGGCGATGGCGATGGACGATGCCGAACTCGGGGAACAGCTGGCCGAGGGTCGCCGCGTGGGTGTCCACGGTTTGCCCCATAAGGAGTTCGGTGCCAATCGATACGATCTCAACGGTCATGAATCGTTCCTACGGGACGGGATCGAGGAGCGACTTCAGGCACTCCAAGTTGACCTTGTGCATCGTTTCGGCGTCGGGCGTTTCGAGAAGGATCGGAACCTCGATCCAGCGGGGGTCGTTGACGAGAAGCCGAAACGCCTCGATCCCGATTTCGCCTTCGCCGATGTGGGCGTGGCGGTCGACTCGGCTCCCCAGACCCTTCTTCGAGTCGTTCGCATGAATCGCCTTTACGCGGTCGAGGCCGACCCATCGCTCCAACTCGGAGAACGTCGCTTCGTACGATTCTCGGTCCCGGAGGTCGTAACCCGCGGCGAACAGGTGGCACGTATCCAGGCACACGCCCAATCGGGGATGGCCCTGGAGCGATTCTATGAGCGTGGCGAGATGCTCAAACCGGTAGTTGAGGGCGCTGCCTTGTCCGGCGGTGGTTTCCATGAGGAGCGTCACAGAGTCGGAAGTTTCCTCAAAAACGCGCCGCGCACCTTCGGCAACCGCTTGCAGCCCGGCCTCTTCTCCTGCGCCGAGATGGCTTCCCATGTGCGAGACCACCCACCGGATCCCCAACCTCGCGCATCGCTCGACCTCCGCCTTGAGTCCCTCAATGCTCTTCGCCCGAATCTCGTCGTTCGTCGCGCAGAGGTTCACCAGGTACGAATCATGGCTCACCACGCAATCGATGCCCGTTGCGGCTTGAGCCTGCTGAAACCGTTCGACGGCCTCGTCGGCCATCGGCTTGGCCTTCCACTGCTGTGGGCTCGAGGTGAACACCTGCACCGCCGTGCAACCGATCTCCCGGCCTCGCTGGAGAGCTAGACGAAGCCCCCCTGAAGTCGGCATGTGCGCCCCGATCCATCGCGCTGACATAGGCCCCAGGTTACCGCGCTAACCGGCCGTTTGGAGTTCAACGCCGAGCCACTCAGCCACCCTCCGGCCAACCTCCGAGAACCCGGGCAAGTCGCCGTAGTCGTGGGAGGAGCGCCCCTTCGAGACAAAGCAGCCAGGAACGTATTCCCTCGTATGATCGGTGGACTCGTCGGTCGGGTCGTTGCCGTGGTCGGCTGTGAGGATGAGAAGGTCGTCGGGCGCAAGCTCTTCGAGAAGGGGAGCGAGCACATCGCAGTCGAATTCTTCAAGGCAGCGAGCGAACCCTACGGGATCGTTTCGATGGCCATAGAGCATGTCGAAATCTTCGA
The genomic region above belongs to Candidatus Nitrosymbiomonas proteolyticus and contains:
- a CDS encoding succinate dehydrogenase/fumarate reductase iron-sulfur subunit; the encoded protein is MEPTRSEFLHLTDFEKTLFYVLVFASLFLMVLPLARRARAWMQGKRDARPRAGLAGWWDLVLMQRKVRSARRRSGAPMHLLLFYGFVSLFVATSLLALNTYSPIKFHRGVYFLVYEFVFDALGLLFVAGVLWALGRRIFAKPSSAAHSWIDLFALLLLLALGLTGYILEAARLSNGLAHLGVYTYFDRFSFVGLGISQLMGPVTDGAYKGIWWFHAGLVFVFLATLPHMRIRHLLLAMAGAWARRESPMGRLEPISLEEVEQTGKIGASSPSDFASWRLLTLDACMECGRCTDVCPAYGVGKSLNPKKVVQDIRACMGTERNVVEAVTEEAIWDCTTCNACVEVCPVGIGHVPPIVDMRRYLAAEGRLSGTGATMLRQLGSAGHAWGQPADSREEWMKGLDIPLVREGAEFDVLLWVGCAGATDPGAIKTTRAVAQLLKKAGVKFACLGNEERCTGDPARRIGDEFLFQEQAAQNSATLERRSIRRIVTPCPHCFNAFKNEYGDFGAKVEVVHHTQLLSELIAQGKLSPASPRSGSVTLHDPCYLGRINNESDAPRALLGESTHLNESLHPTPGPRKSLVEPQNLARRTLCCGAGGGRMWMEDEPGKRPAERRLKELSATGADKIAVACPFCRIMLDASAPQVIERPIEIVDLAELLAQANSSEKAPPLTS
- a CDS encoding competence/damage-inducible protein A translates to MTVEIVSIGTELLMGQTVDTHAATLGQLFPEFGIVHRHRQTVGDNKGRILDALRLALSRSDWVITIGGLGPTEDDLTRECVAEALDLPLHLHPDVEAALRQRFAQRKAPWTDSQARQALFPQDAALLENLNGTAPGFAVRKGEQGIISLPGPRNEFVPMVEGPLREFLGGLRTGEVFVSRTLRVAGMGESLAEERIRDLLHLANPSVAPYAQPGEVQLRITARAESTEEARALIAPVESEVRRRLGEAVFGADSDTLEQTVLELLRRRGLTLAVAESCTGGGLAYRLTSVPGSSEVFLGGVVSYANEVKVGVLGVEADVLTREGAVSELVARQMAQGVRRLTGADIGVGITGIAGPGGGSPEKPVGLVYVGFSGPLEESVEELRLSGSRETIRLRSISAALDLIRRNVGGAA
- a CDS encoding phosphate ABC transporter permease: MTRRRYAKKLTMRSAANSVFTVLTFVATSFAVVLLVVLLWKIAVDGLPGLSWDFLKSVPSRFPEKSGIYSPLMGSLWVIVLTGLISIPIGIAAGIYLEEMTNQKNRVAAFIQINISNLAGVPSIVYGMLGLALFVRWMDLGRSVLSGALTLSLLILPMLITVTQEALRAVPGSLREASYALGATQLQTIRRQVLPNAASGIFTGIILSLSRAMGETAPLIMVGAVAYVRFAPKHPLDSFTVLPMQIFSWSEKPQKGFHEAAASAIIVLVVLLLVMNSVAIVLRSRNRKAYK
- a CDS encoding deoxyribonuclease IV produces the protein MSARWIGAHMPTSGGLRLALQRGREIGCTAVQVFTSSPQQWKAKPMADEAVERFQQAQAATGIDCVVSHDSYLVNLCATNDEIRAKSIEGLKAEVERCARLGIRWVVSHMGSHLGAGEEAGLQAVAEGARRVFEETSDSVTLLMETTAGQGSALNYRFEHLATLIESLQGHPRLGVCLDTCHLFAAGYDLRDRESYEATFSELERWVGLDRVKAIHANDSKKGLGSRVDRHAHIGEGEIGIEAFRLLVNDPRWIEVPILLETPDAETMHKVNLECLKSLLDPVP
- a CDS encoding phosphate ABC transporter permease, giving the protein MGVVPASKTQAGWKKRRSVRSIQESFVRLACFLCAAASVVVTFGIIFVLSKETWVFFQRVSPVEYFTGTEWSPTIRPEKYGVLPLISGTLLITIGAGIIAVPLGLMAGVYLSEYASPRIRNFLKPGLELLAGIPTVVYGYFAVFFVTPLLRKFFDVEVFNAASGAIVVGIMILPLVSSLCEEALRAVPKSLREAAYGMGSTKLEVTLKVVLPAALSGVMASFILALSRAIGETMAVTLAAGSTPRMTLNPAESIQTMTAFIVQISRGDTPAGTTPYYTLFAVALTLFVMTLAMNMAASMLVKRFRQVYH
- a CDS encoding 4-amino-4-deoxy-L-arabinose transferase of PMT family protein; translated protein: MTSPSSEERAVSAENYRHRLWLFAYLIAILPLSGFWLYGLMDIDEGLYASVIRTMLATGDWMIPRIEGEVWMEKPVLVYWLNAPFVALLGDTFGPRLGSVLCSIGTLVLCAEYVAKRFSDAAGRWTLVVLGTSLLFVAVSRMLLADPPLTLLMAGAFLSFWESLIGNRRWRLVTAVCLGLGVLAKGPYLVVVFAALAGITYFREPSLRPSFRGYWPSGALLFALVVAAWYFPVYLSQGGALVGEFILDQNVGRLMGTDEAHRTGGIQQLLFFPVVILVTAAPWSFHLFRAWPRGPRRCAGGPAILPQEAAFCRYIAHAFLILLILFTLSSSQLPHYIVPAVPFLAILVGIRMSLDGPVESSKLRRWGTGALSVGLLVLVNSLSIFYYHYSGQAEAHRFAEFVRNRPEPVVNFQLPRRNDLPPADLRVNETSLPSFAFYARKDVRGVESLLWPALRREPLLVFTRAGRITDEVKGQVERQGARLVRVDVGFPTRYFELHRIQPAGPR
- a CDS encoding 6-pyruvoyl tetrahydropterin synthase, coding for MLSQHPERCRFPHGHTRTIEVVVTSDRLDANGMVVDFKVLKLALESVIDKLDHSLAVNSSDPRIGPLLSQFGEGLLLFENEEPTTEAMARRLFEQIACILMEGYASPEEGGPHYRIPPGGVRLERVRVWETPSCWAEYGI
- a CDS encoding phosphate ABC transporter substrate-binding protein; translation: MRSRTKALGVTLPALVAAGLVWGGCQGGGPSPEGGTSLQGKVQIDGSSTVFPISQAVAEEFMNGQPGVNVTVAESGTTGGFKKFLNGEIEIADASRPIDVSEVQKAEEVGIEFFELPVAYDGLTVVVNPANDWCDSLTVAELKRIWEPSSGVKTWRDIRPEWPNEPIKLFGPGSDSGTFDYFTEAIVQEKRASRADYTQSEDDNILVMGVAGEKYGLGYFGLAYYEENKSKVKAVAIDGGSGPVSPSAETVANGTYSPLSRPILIYVNKKALERSEVKAFVAYYLEHAGQLASEVGYVPLSDAAYAAAKAVIEEGKSGTRFGGSSVIGKPMEEVLSGS